From a single Kryptolebias marmoratus isolate JLee-2015 linkage group LG6, ASM164957v2, whole genome shotgun sequence genomic region:
- the gpr143 gene encoding G-protein coupled receptor 143, whose protein sequence is MDSLISSLFLFPFFLPRSSSIHNPRRLLPSDPHLPLQSGMASPRLETFCCPNRDSATEFVVTFQPVLFGALTLGSAALSLVFTVLQVLPKRKGYRRLGQYPLPRPASSSRILFIISICDILGCTGVIVRSSVWLGLPSVVDGISVANNTDVLPEVFCVGSAMWIQLFFSASFWWTFCYAVDVFLVVKTSAGISTIVLYHMITWGLAVLLCVEGVAMLYYPSISDCEKGLQHAVPHYVTTYAPMLLVLVANPIFFSRTTSVVTSLLKGRQGIYTENERRLANDIKIRFFKIMLVFFVCWAPNIINESLLFYLEMQADIGDSGLRDLRNAALTTWFIMGILNPMQAFLNTLAFHGWTGLDVDLRLQRSRELAWDSGSTSVANADGQSPLVGTTLLYQSHVQEAQKNSMGNGQQHSDAISVLSEGSESSTVEIHISSELREDVDADGESLENSVRR, encoded by the exons ATGGACTCGCTCATTtcctctcttttccttttccctTTCTTCCTCCCTCGCAGCAGCAGCATACATAACCCCCGCCGGCTGCTCCCCTCCGACCCTCACCTCCCCCTGCAGTCCGGGATGGCCTCCCCTCGGCTGGAGACGTTCTGCTGCCCGAACCGGGACTCGGCCACGGAGTTCGTGGTCACCTTCCAGCCCGTCCTGTTCGGGGCTCTGACTCTGGGAAGCGCCGCTCTGAGCCTCGTGTTcaccgtcctgcaggtcctGCCGAAGCGCAAAGGGTACAGGCGACTGGGGCAGTACCCTCTGCCGAGGCCTGCGTCTTCCTCCAGAATACTCTTCATCATCAGCATCTGTGACATTCTGGGATGCACAG GTGTCATCGTCAGGTCGTCGGTGTGGCTGGGTCTGCCGAGCGTCGTCGACGGCATCTCTGTCGCCAACAACACGGACGTGCTGCCGGAGGTCTTCTGCGTCGGGAGCGCA ATGTGGATCCAGTTGTTTTTCAGCGCCTCCTTTTGGTGGACCTTTTGTTACGCCGTCGACGTCTTCCTGGTGGTGAAAACCTCGGCGGGGATCAG CACCATCGTCCTCTACCACATGATCACATGGGGTCTGgctgtgctgctgtgtgttgAAGGAGTGGCCATGCTCtactatccatccatctctgA CTGTGAAAAAGGCCTTCAGCACGCCGTCCCTCACTACGTCACCACGTACGCCCCGATGCTGCTCGTCCTCGTCGCCAACCCCATCTTCTTCAGCAGGACCACCTCTGTGG TGACATCTTTGCTCAAAGGCCGACAAGGGATCTACACGGAGAACGAGAGACGTCTGGCGAACGACATCAAAATACGCTTCTTTAAGATAATGCTGGTGTTCTTCGTTTG CTGGGCCCCAAACATCATCAACGAGAGCCTCCTCTTCTACCTGGAGATGCAGGCAGACATCGGTGACAGCGGACTCAGAGACCTCCGGAACGCCGCTCTCACCACATGGTTTATCATG GGCATCCTGAACCCAATGCAGGCTTTCCTCAACACCCTGGCCTTTCACGGCTGGACGGGCCTGGACGTTGACCTCCGCCTGCAGCGCAGCCGGGAGCTGGCCTGGGACTCCGGCTCTACCTCCGTGGCTAACGCGGACGGCCAGAGCCCGCTGGTGGGGACGACCCTGCTGTACCAGAGTCATGTTCAGGAAGCCCAGAAAAACTCAATGGGGAACGGACAGCAGCACTCCGACGCCATTAGTGTCCTCTCAGAAG